In Leptidea sinapis chromosome 18, ilLepSina1.1, whole genome shotgun sequence, a genomic segment contains:
- the LOC126969630 gene encoding protein singed: protein MNGVNGHSNGDSVAAGDIITQNQQRGWWTIGLINARYRYLTAETFGFKINANGNSLKKKQIWTLEPAAGNANDSMIYLRSHLDKYLAVDTFGNVTCEADDKEPGSKFQISVSDDGSGRWALRNVERGYFLGSSSDKLTCTAKVPGDAELWHVHLAARPQVNLRSIGRKRFAHLSEAQDEIHVDANVPWGEDTLFTLEFRADEGGKYALHTCNNKYLSAAGKLLEACSSACLFSAEYHAGALALRDASGAYLAPIGSKAVLKTRATAVTRDELFSLEDSLPQAAFVAALNDKYVSVKQGVDVTANQDEISSHESFQLEFDWGTRRWYIRTMQDRYWTLETGGGIQASGDNKSSNALFELVWGEAAGWLSFRANNGKYVTTKRSGHLYANSDVPDDNCKYYFYLINRPILVLKCEQGFVGPKGVKMECNKANYETIQVVRGPKGTVYFKGSNGKYWEADGEAVTCDAEAPQGFQLQLREPTRLAIRAADGRYLAAAKNGNFRLASADLASATLWEY, encoded by the exons ATGAACGGCGTGAACGGTCACAGCAACGGCGACAGCGTCGCGGCCGGCGACATCATCACGCAGAACCAGCAGCGGGGCTGGTGGACCATCGGGCTCATCAACGCTCGCTACCGCTACCTCACCGCAGAGACCTTCGGCTTCAAGATCAACGCCAACGGCAACAGCCTGAAGAAGAAGCAGATCTGGACGCTGGAGCCCGCCGCGGGCAACGCCAATGACA GCATGATCTACCTGCGCTCCCACCTGGACAAGTACCTGGCGGTGGACACCTTCGGGAACGTGACCTGCGAGGCGGACGACAAGGAGCCGGGCAGCAAGTTCCAGATCAG CGTGTCAGACGACGGTAGCGGGCGCTGGGCGCTGCGCAACGTGGAGCGCGGGTACTTCCTGGGCTCCAGCTCCGACAAGCTGACCTGCACGGCCAAGGTGCCCGGCGACGCGGAGCTGTGGCACGTGCACCTGGCAGCCAGGCCGCAG GTCAACCTGCGCTCCATCGGTCGCAAGCGGTTCGCGCACCTGTCGGAGGCCCAGGACGAGATCCACGTGGACGCCAACGTGCCCTGGGGCGAGGACACTCTGTTCACCCTGGAGTTCCGAGCGGACGAGGGCGGCAAGTACGCGCTGCACACCTGCAACAACAAGTACCTCAGTGCCGCCGGGAAG CTCCTGGAGGCCTGCTCGAGCGCGTGCTTGTTCAGCGCGGAGTACCACGCGGGCGCGCTGGCGCTGCGCGACGCGTCCGGGGCGTATCTGGCGCCCATCGGCTCCAAGGCCGTGCTCAAGACCCGCGCCACGGCCGTCACTCGCGACGAGCTGTTCTCGTTGGAGGACAGCCTGCCGCAGGCCGCCTTCGTGGCCGCGCTCAACGACAAATACGTCTCCGTCAAGCAAG GCGTGGACGTGACGGCGAACCAGGACGAGATCTCCTCTCACGAGAGCTTCCAGCTGGAGTTCGACTGGGGCACGCGGCGCTGGTACATCCGCACCATGCAGGACCGGTACTGGACCCTGGAGACGGGTGGGGGCATCCAGGCCAGCGGGGACAACAA gTCGTCCAACGCCCTGTTCGAGCTGGTGTGGGGGGAGGCGGCCGGCTGGCTCTCGTTCCGCGCCAACAACGGCAAGTACGTGACCACGAAGCGCTCCGGACACCTGTACGCCAACTCAGACGTGCCCGACGACAACTGCAAGTACTACTTCTACCTCATCAACAG GCCGATCTTGGTGCTGAAGTGCGAGCAAGGGTTCGTGGGACCCAAGGGAGTGAAGATGGAGTGTAACAAGGCGAACTACGAGACCATCCAAGTTGTGCGGGGCCCCAAGGGCACCGTCTACTTCAAAG GCTCCAACGGCAAGTACTGGGAGGCGGACGGCGAGGCCGTGACGTGCGACGCGGAGGCCCCTCAGGGCTTCCAGCTGCAGCTGCGGGAGCCCACGCGCCTGGCCATCCGCGCCGCCGACGGCCGCTACCTGGCCGCCGCCAAGAACGGCAACTTCCGCCTCGCGTCCGCCGACCTGGCCTCCGCCACGCTCTGGGAGTACTGA